One window from the genome of Helicobacter pylori encodes:
- a CDS encoding outer membrane beta-barrel protein, with protein MLKLASKTICLSLIGSFTALEAYQKHQKDGFFIEAGFETGLLQGTQTQEQTIATTQEKPKPKPKPKPITPQSTYGKYYISQSTILKNATELFAEDNITNLTFYSLNPVYVTAYNQESAEEAGYGDSSLIMIQNFLPYNLNNIELSYTDNQGNVVSLGVIETIPKQSQIILPASLFNDPQLNADGFQQLQTTTTKFSDASTQNLFDKLSKVTTNLQMTYINYNQFSSGNGTGSKPPCPPYENQENCTAKVPSFTSQDAKNLTNLMLNMMAVFDSKSWEDAIKNAPFQFSDNNLSKPCYSDYSTCVNPYNDGLVDPKLIAKNKGDEYNIENGQTGSVILTPQDVIYSYRVTNNLYVNLLPPRGGDLGLGSQYGGPNGPGDDGTNFGALGILSPFLDPEMLFGKELNKVAIMQLRDIIHEYGHTLGYTHNGNMTYQRVRMCVENNGPEERCQGGKIEQVNGQEVQVFDNGHEVRDTDGSFYDVCSRFGGQGQPAFPSSYPNSIYTDCSQVPAGLIGVTSAVWQQLIDQNALPVDYTNLSSQTNYLNASLNTQDFATTMLSAISQSLSSSKSSTTTYRTSKTSRPFGAPLLGVNLKMGYQKYFNDYLGLSSYGIIKYNYAQANNEKIQQLSYGVGMDVLFDFITNYTNEKNPKNNLTKKVFTSSLGVFGGLRGLYNSYYLLNQYKGSGNLNVTGGLNYRYKHSKYSIGISVPLVQLKSRVVSSDGATTNSITLNEGGSHFKVFFNYGWIF; from the coding sequence ATGTTAAAGCTCGCTAGCAAAACGATTTGTTTGTCCCTAATCGGCTCATTCACCGCTTTAGAAGCCTACCAAAAGCACCAAAAAGACGGCTTTTTTATAGAAGCCGGGTTTGAAACCGGGCTGTTGCAAGGCACACAAACCCAAGAACAAACCATAGCCACCACTCAAGAAAAACCCAAACCAAAACCCAAACCAAAACCCATTACCCCTCAAAGCACCTATGGGAAATACTACATCTCCCAAAGCACCATTTTAAAGAATGCGACTGAGTTGTTTGCAGAGGACAATATCACCAACTTAACCTTTTATTCTTTAAACCCTGTGTATGTAACCGCTTATAACCAAGAAAGCGCTGAAGAAGCTGGCTATGGTGATAGCAGTTTGATTATGATACAAAACTTCCTGCCTTATAATTTAAACAATATTGAGCTGAGCTATACAGACAATCAAGGCAATGTAGTCAGTTTGGGCGTGATAGAGACTATCCCTAAACAATCTCAAATCATTCTGCCCGCAAGCTTGTTTAACGATCCGCAACTTAACGCCGATGGCTTCCAGCAACTCCAAACCACCACCACAAAATTTTCTGATGCCAGCACGCAGAATCTGTTTGATAAGCTCAGTAAGGTTACAACCAATCTTCAAATGACTTATATCAATTACAACCAATTTTCTAGCGGTAACGGCACTGGTTCTAAACCCCCATGCCCTCCATACGAAAATCAAGAAAACTGCACGGCTAAAGTGCCGTCTTTCACCTCTCAAGACGCTAAGAATTTGACCAATTTAATGCTGAACATGATGGCGGTGTTTGATTCTAAATCTTGGGAAGATGCTATTAAAAACGCCCCCTTCCAGTTTAGCGACAACAACCTGTCAAAGCCATGTTATTCTGATTATTCTACATGCGTGAATCCTTACAACGATGGGCTTGTTGATCCTAAATTGATCGCTAAAAATAAAGGAGATGAATACAATATAGAAAACGGGCAAACAGGCTCAGTGATATTAACGCCGCAAGACGTTATCTATAGCTATAGAGTTACGAATAATCTTTATGTGAATCTCTTGCCCCCAAGAGGAGGGGATTTAGGGCTAGGGTCTCAATATGGCGGCCCGAATGGCCCAGGCGATGATGGCACCAATTTTGGCGCTTTAGGGATATTGTCTCCTTTCTTGGATCCTGAAATGCTCTTTGGCAAAGAATTGAATAAAGTCGCCATCATGCAATTAAGAGACATCATCCATGAATACGGGCATACCTTAGGTTATACGCATAACGGGAACATGACTTATCAAAGGGTGCGCATGTGTGTAGAAAACAATGGGCCAGAAGAGCGCTGTCAGGGCGGGAAGATAGAGCAAGTGAATGGACAAGAAGTGCAAGTGTTTGACAACGGGCATGAAGTGCGAGACACCGATGGCTCTTTCTATGATGTGTGTTCTCGTTTTGGCGGCCAAGGCCAGCCCGCTTTCCCTAGCAGTTACCCCAATTCCATTTATACTGATTGCTCTCAAGTCCCCGCCGGGCTTATAGGCGTTACCAGTGCGGTTTGGCAGCAACTCATCGATCAAAACGCCCTACCGGTGGATTACACTAATTTGAGCAGCCAAACTAACTATTTAAACGCTAGTTTGAACACGCAAGATTTTGCGACCACTATGCTTAGCGCGATCAGTCAAAGCCTTTCATCTTCTAAATCTAGCACCACTACCTATCGCACTTCAAAAACCTCACGGCCCTTTGGAGCCCCCCTATTAGGCGTTAATCTTAAAATGGGCTATCAAAAATACTTTAATGATTACTTAGGGTTGTCTTCTTATGGCATTATCAAATACAACTACGCTCAAGCCAATAACGAAAAAATCCAACAATTAAGCTATGGCGTGGGAATGGATGTGTTGTTTGATTTCATCACCAATTACACCAACGAAAAGAACCCTAAAAACAATCTAACCAAGAAAGTTTTCACTTCCTCTCTTGGGGTGTTTGGGGGGTTAAGGGGCTTATACAACAGCTATTATTTGTTGAACCAATACAAAGGGAGCGGTAATTTAAATGTGACCGGTGGGTTGAATTACCGCTACAAGCATTCTAAATATTCTATAGGCATTAGCGTTCCTTTGGTCCAGTTGAAATCTAGGGTCGTTTCTAGCGATGGTGCAACCACCAATTCTATCACTCTCAATGAAGGGGGCAGTCATTTTAAAGTGTTTTTTAACTATGGGTGGATTTTCTAG
- a CDS encoding CagY family CD-EC repeat-containing protein, with product MECVFLPSYLLEPYEKLLTPEARKLLEQQALDCLKNAKTEADRKECVKNLPKNLRKEILDKNSLEAYKTPQKSRTNPLIKETPKLKSLRERS from the coding sequence ATGGAATGTGTTTTTTTGCCAAGCTATCTCTTAGAGCCATATGAGAAACTGCTCACGCCTGAAGCTAGAAAACTTTTGGAACAACAGGCTCTAGATTGTTTGAAAAACGCCAAAACTGAAGCCGACAGAAAAGAATGTGTCAAAAACCTCCCCAAAAACTTGAGAAAAGAGATTTTAGATAAAAACAGCTTAGAAGCCTATAAAACGCCCCAAAAGTCAAGGACAAACCCGCTTATAAAGGAAACCCCTAAGCTTAAAAGCTTAAGGGAACGCTCTTGA
- the thyX gene encoding FAD-dependent thymidylate synthase: MEVICKHYTPLDIASQAIRTCWQSFEYSDDGGSKDKELIHRVGNIFRHSSTLEHLYYNFEIKGLSRGALQELSRHRIASLSVKSSRYTLRELKEVESFLPLNETNLKRAKEFLVFVDNEKVDAMSVLALENLRVLLSEHNIKNDLAKYAMPESYKTHLAYSINARSLQNLLTLRSSNKALKEMQDLAKALFDALPSEHQYLFEDCLKH; the protein is encoded by the coding sequence ATGGAAGTGATTTGTAAGCATTACACCCCTTTAGACATTGCAAGCCAAGCGATCCGCACTTGCTGGCAGAGCTTTGAATACAGCGATGATGGAGGCTCTAAAGATAAGGAGCTCATTCACAGGGTGGGGAATATTTTTAGGCATTCTTCCACTTTAGAGCATCTTTATTACAATTTTGAAATCAAGGGTTTGAGTAGGGGAGCGTTGCAAGAATTGAGCCGGCACCGCATAGCGAGCTTGAGCGTGAAATCAAGCCGCTACACTTTAAGGGAATTGAAAGAAGTGGAGAGCTTTTTACCCCTTAATGAAACGAATTTAAAAAGAGCCAAAGAGTTTTTAGTGTTTGTGGATAATGAAAAAGTGGATGCAATGAGCGTTTTAGCTTTGGAAAATCTCAGGGTTTTATTGAGCGAGCATAACATTAAAAACGATTTAGCCAAATACGCCATGCCGGAGAGCTATAAAACGCATTTAGCGTATAGCATTAACGCTAGGAGCTTGCAAAATTTATTGACTTTAAGAAGCAGTAATAAAGCCTTAAAAGAAATGCAAGATTTAGCCAAAGCCTTATTTGACGCTTTACCTAGCGAGCATCAGTATTTGTTTGAAGATTGTTTGAAGCATTAG
- the glmS gene encoding glutamine--fructose-6-phosphate transaminase (isomerizing) produces MCGIVGYIGDSEKKSVLLEGLKELEYRGYDSAGLAVLSADRLEVFKTQGKLENLTLELKNKEFLDFGVSIAHTRWATHGKPSSTNAHPHFTENLALVHNGIIENYAVLKKELEEKGHAFLSQTDTEVIAHLLEETLKSESDLLKAFEKSISLLKGSYAVLMLHKRAKESLFYAKSSSPLIVGKGKEGVFFASSLSVLAPKVDQFVILEENSVGQISLENFKDLKNIENMKDYAFEDKDYSKGDFRNYLEKEIYEQHSSLLECLEGRLEALNVYCEIDPKFLENVSEITLCSCGSSYHASLASVYLFERLAKIRARAILASEYRYAHFKSNPNELFIAISQSGETADTLEALKLAKAQGLKTISLCNAPFSMMSRISDHTLLIRAGVERSVASTKAFSSQVMLLWLLSVYIGKQLGTISKEEERIQAKNMLNSVNAMKVEPKLHEKIKRLSKRYLHGHGFFYIGRDVFYPLALEGALKLKEISYLHAEGYASAEMKHGPIALVDSNLFTIALLSKHLLFDKTKSNIEELSARDSTICVLSSEILEIADDFIQLEESQSYMEEFFRMNLAMQLLALEIAMRLNHDVDHPRNLAKSVTVE; encoded by the coding sequence ATGTGCGGGATTGTAGGTTATATAGGGGATAGCGAGAAAAAATCCGTTCTTTTAGAGGGATTAAAGGAATTGGAATACAGAGGTTATGACAGCGCTGGTTTAGCCGTATTGAGCGCTGATCGTTTGGAAGTGTTTAAAACTCAAGGGAAATTAGAAAACCTTACACTAGAGCTTAAAAATAAAGAGTTTTTGGATTTTGGCGTGAGTATCGCTCACACCAGATGGGCCACGCATGGCAAGCCAAGCAGCACCAATGCCCACCCGCATTTTACAGAAAATTTAGCCTTAGTGCATAATGGCATCATTGAAAATTACGCCGTTTTGAAAAAGGAACTAGAAGAAAAGGGGCATGCGTTTTTAAGCCAAACGGACACGGAAGTCATTGCGCATTTATTAGAAGAAACGCTTAAAAGCGAGAGCGATTTATTGAAAGCCTTTGAAAAAAGCATCAGCCTTTTAAAAGGGAGTTATGCGGTTTTAATGCTCCATAAAAGGGCTAAAGAGAGCCTCTTTTACGCTAAATCTTCGTCGCCTTTAATCGTGGGTAAGGGCAAAGAAGGGGTGTTTTTTGCATCAAGTTTGAGCGTGTTAGCCCCTAAAGTGGATCAATTTGTCATTTTAGAAGAAAATAGCGTGGGGCAGATTTCTTTAGAAAATTTTAAAGATTTAAAAAATATTGAAAACATGAAAGATTACGCTTTTGAGGATAAAGATTATTCTAAAGGGGATTTTAGGAATTATTTAGAAAAAGAGATTTATGAGCAGCATAGCAGTTTGTTAGAGTGTTTGGAGGGGCGCTTGGAAGCCTTGAATGTGTATTGCGAGATCGATCCTAAATTTTTAGAGAATGTGAGCGAGATCACGCTGTGTTCTTGCGGGAGCAGTTACCATGCGAGTTTGGCGAGCGTGTATTTGTTTGAAAGATTAGCCAAAATAAGAGCGAGAGCCATTTTAGCGAGCGAATACCGCTACGCTCATTTTAAAAGCAACCCTAACGAGCTTTTTATAGCGATTTCTCAAAGCGGCGAAACCGCTGACACTTTAGAAGCTTTAAAATTAGCCAAAGCCCAAGGGCTTAAAACCATTAGCTTGTGTAACGCTCCTTTTAGCATGATGAGCCGCATTAGCGATCACACGCTTTTGATTAGAGCGGGGGTGGAGCGGAGCGTGGCATCCACTAAGGCGTTTTCTTCGCAAGTGATGCTCTTATGGCTTTTGAGCGTGTATATAGGCAAACAGCTAGGGACAATCTCTAAAGAAGAAGAAAGAATCCAGGCTAAAAACATGCTAAATAGCGTGAATGCGATGAAAGTAGAGCCTAAATTGCATGAAAAGATCAAGCGCTTATCCAAACGCTACTTGCATGGGCATGGCTTTTTTTATATCGGGCGCGATGTGTTTTACCCGCTCGCTTTAGAAGGAGCGTTAAAACTTAAAGAAATCAGCTACTTGCATGCTGAGGGGTATGCGAGCGCGGAGATGAAGCATGGGCCTATTGCGTTAGTGGATTCCAACCTTTTTACCATTGCTTTATTGTCTAAACATTTGTTGTTTGATAAAACCAAAAGCAATATTGAAGAATTGAGCGCTAGGGATTCTACGATTTGCGTGTTAAGCTCTGAAATTTTAGAGATCGCTGATGATTTTATCCAGTTAGAAGAGAGCCAAAGCTACATGGAAGAATTTTTCCGCATGAATTTAGCGATGCAACTTTTAGCCTTAGAAATCGCTATGCGTTTAAATCACGATGTGGATCACCCAAGAAACTTAGCTAAAAGCGTTACCGTGGAATAA
- a CDS encoding DUF2443 domain-containing protein, whose amino-acid sequence MFEKIRKILADIEDSQNEIEMLLKLANLSLGDFIEIKRGSMDMPKGVNEAFFTQLSEEVERLKELINALNKIKKGLLVF is encoded by the coding sequence ATGTTTGAAAAAATACGCAAGATTTTAGCGGATATTGAAGATTCGCAAAATGAAATTGAAATGCTTTTAAAATTAGCGAATTTGAGTTTGGGGGATTTTATTGAGATTAAAAGAGGGAGCATGGACATGCCAAAGGGCGTGAATGAAGCGTTTTTTACGCAATTAAGCGAAGAAGTGGAGCGCTTAAAGGAGCTTATTAACGCTTTAAATAAGATCAAAAAAGGGTTATTGGTGTTTTAA
- a CDS encoding purine-nucleoside phosphorylase has protein sequence MLLCAGRNETLKKAVPIGVGLIESAINLTRMCLKNPSIESLIFIGSAGSYSPEMELLSVFESVCGYQVEESFSHLNSYTPLDNFIQIETKEEALFKRVCINSSNYIHTSEIFAKKMAQKGVLLENMEFFSVLSVARAFSLKAKGIFCVSNHVGLNAHQEFKENHAKVKQILENIIDSLIV, from the coding sequence ATGCTGCTTTGCGCGGGAAGGAATGAGACTTTAAAAAAAGCGGTGCCTATTGGTGTGGGCTTGATAGAGAGCGCGATTAATTTAACGAGAATGTGTTTAAAAAACCCCAGTATAGAAAGCCTTATTTTTATAGGGAGCGCGGGGAGTTATAGCCCAGAAATGGAGCTTTTAAGCGTGTTTGAAAGCGTTTGCGGCTATCAAGTTGAAGAGAGTTTTAGCCATTTAAACAGCTACACGCCTTTGGATAATTTCATTCAAATAGAAACTAAAGAGGAAGCTCTTTTTAAAAGGGTGTGCATCAATAGCAGTAACTATATCCACACCAGCGAAATATTTGCTAAAAAAATGGCTCAAAAGGGCGTTTTATTAGAAAACATGGAGTTTTTTAGCGTCTTAAGCGTGGCTAGGGCGTTTTCTTTGAAGGCTAAAGGGATTTTTTGCGTGAGTAACCATGTGGGGCTTAACGCGCATCAGGAATTTAAAGAAAACCACGCCAAAGTCAAACAGATCTTAGAAAACATCATTGATAGTTTGATAGTTTAG
- the dnaA gene encoding chromosomal replication initiator protein DnaA: protein MDTNNNIEKEILALVKQNPNVSLIEYENYFSQLKYNPNASKSDIAFFYAPNQVLCTTITAKYGALLKEILSQNKVGMHLAHSVDVRIEVAPKIQVNAQSNINYKAVKTSVKDSYTFENFVVGSCNNTVYEIAKKVAQSDTPPYNPVLFYGGTGLGKTHILNAIGNHALEKHKKVVLVTSEDFLTDFLKHLDNKTMDSFKAKYRHCDFFLLDDAQFLQGKPKLEEEFFHTFNELHANSKQIVLISDRSPKNIAGLEDRLKSRFEWGITAKVMPPDLETKLSIVKQKCQLNQITLPEEVMEYIAQHISDNIRQMEGAIIKISVNANLMNAPIDLNLAKTVLEDLQKDHAEGSSLENILLAVAQSLNLKSSEIKVSSRQKNVALARKLVVYFARLYTPNPTLSLAQFLDLKDHSSISKMYSSVKKMLEEEKSPFILSLREEIKNRLNELNDKKTAFNSSE, encoded by the coding sequence ATGGATACCAACAACAATATTGAAAAAGAAATCTTGGCGCTAGTCAAACAAAATCCTAATGTTAGCCTCATAGAGTATGAAAATTACTTTAGCCAACTCAAATACAACCCTAACGCGAGCAAGAGCGATATTGCCTTTTTTTATGCCCCCAACCAAGTCTTATGCACCACGATTACGGCTAAATACGGTGCGTTGCTTAAAGAAATTTTAAGCCAGAATAAAGTCGGCATGCATTTAGCCCATAGCGTGGATGTGCGTATTGAAGTGGCGCCTAAAATCCAGGTTAATGCCCAATCTAATATCAATTACAAAGCGGTGAAAACGAGCGTCAAAGACTCTTACACTTTTGAAAATTTTGTCGTAGGCTCATGCAACAACACCGTTTATGAAATCGCTAAAAAAGTCGCCCAAAGCGATACGCCCCCTTATAACCCGGTGCTTTTTTATGGCGGCACAGGGTTAGGCAAAACGCACATTTTAAACGCTATCGGTAACCATGCCCTAGAAAAGCATAAAAAAGTCGTGTTAGTCACTTCAGAAGATTTTTTAACAGACTTTTTAAAGCATTTAGACAACAAAACCATGGATTCTTTTAAAGCAAAATACCGCCATTGCGACTTTTTCTTGTTAGATGACGCCCAATTTTTGCAAGGAAAACCCAAGCTAGAAGAAGAATTTTTCCACACCTTTAACGAATTGCACGCCAACAGCAAACAGATCGTGTTGATTTCAGACCGATCGCCTAAAAACATCGCCGGCTTAGAAGATCGCTTAAAATCGCGCTTTGAATGGGGGATAACCGCTAAAGTCATGCCCCCTGATTTAGAAACCAAACTTTCCATTGTCAAACAAAAATGCCAACTCAATCAAATCACTTTGCCTGAAGAAGTGATGGAATACATCGCCCAACACATCAGCGACAATATCCGCCAAATGGAAGGCGCGATCATTAAAATCAGCGTGAACGCGAACTTGATGAACGCTCCCATTGATTTGAACCTCGCTAAAACCGTTTTAGAAGATTTGCAAAAAGATCATGCTGAAGGCTCAAGCTTGGAAAATATCTTACTCGCTGTCGCGCAAAGCTTAAATCTCAAATCCAGCGAAATCAAAGTCTCTTCGCGCCAAAAAAACGTCGCTTTAGCGAGAAAATTAGTCGTGTATTTCGCCAGGCTTTATACCCCAAACCCCACGCTTTCGCTCGCTCAATTTTTGGATTTAAAGGATCATTCAAGCATTTCTAAAATGTATTCTAGCGTTAAAAAAATGCTTGAAGAAGAAAAAAGCCCTTTTATCTTAAGCCTTAGAGAAGAAATCAAAAACCGCCTGAACGAATTGAACGACAAAAAAACCGCTTTCAATTCAAGTGAATGA
- a CDS encoding competence protein — MKKTLCLSFFLTFSNPLQALVIELLEEIKTSPHKGTFKAKVLDSKEPRQVLGVYNISPHKKLTLTITHISTAIVYQPLDEKLSLETTLNPNRPTIPRNTKIVFSSKELKEAHAHQMPSLNAPMQKPQNKPSSSQQSPQNFSYPESKLGSKNSKNSLLQPLITPSKTNPTNETQTPTNDTKPPLKHSSEDQENNLFITPPTEKTLPNDTSNADIDENNESNENRDNVEKQAVRDPNIKEFACGKWVYDDENLQAYRPSILKRVDEDKQTATDITPCDYSTAENKSGKIITPYTKISVHKTEPLEEPQTFEAKNNFAILQARSSTEKCKRARARKDGTTRQCYLIEEPLKQAWESEYEITTQLVKAVYERPKQDDQIEPTFYETSELAYSSTRKSEITRNELNLNEKFMEFVEVYEGHYLNDIIKESSEYKEWVKNHVRFKEGVCMALEIEEQPRAKSTPLSIENSRVVCVKKGNYLFNEV; from the coding sequence ATGAAAAAAACCCTTTGTCTGTCTTTCTTTCTGACTTTCTCTAACCCTCTTCAAGCCCTTGTGATCGAGCTTTTAGAAGAAATTAAAACTTCACCGCATAAAGGCACTTTTAAGGCTAAAGTCCTTGATTCTAAAGAACCAAGACAAGTTTTAGGCGTTTATAATATTTCCCCACACAAAAAACTCACGCTCACAATCACTCACATATCCACCGCAATCGTCTATCAACCCCTTGATGAAAAACTTTCTTTAGAAACGACTTTAAACCCTAACCGCCCTACTATCCCTAGAAACACCAAGATTGTTTTTTCTTCAAAAGAATTGAAAGAAGCGCACGCGCACCAAATGCCTTCTTTAAACGCGCCCATGCAAAAACCACAAAATAAACCCAGCTCATCGCAACAATCTCCTCAAAACTTTTCTTACCCAGAGTCCAAACTAGGCTCTAAAAACTCTAAAAACAGCCTTTTACAGCCTTTAATAACTCCTAGCAAAACAAACCCCACTAACGAAACTCAAACGCCAACAAACGACACCAAACCCCCTTTAAAGCATTCTTCAGAAGATCAAGAAAACAACCTCTTTATAACGCCACCCACCGAAAAAACGCTCCCTAACGACACCTCTAACGCTGATATTGATGAAAACAATGAAAGCAACGAAAATAGGGACAATGTGGAAAAACAAGCCGTTAGAGATCCTAATATTAAAGAATTTGCGTGCGGGAAGTGGGTCTATGACGATGAAAACTTGCAAGCCTATCGCCCAAGCATTTTAAAACGCGTTGATGAAGACAAACAGACTGCGACAGATATTACCCCTTGCGATTACAGCACCGCTGAAAATAAAAGCGGTAAAATCATTACCCCCTATACTAAAATCTCCGTTCATAAAACAGAGCCTTTAGAAGAGCCGCAAACTTTTGAAGCTAAAAACAATTTCGCCATTCTTCAAGCCAGAAGCTCTACAGAAAAATGCAAAAGGGCTAGAGCAAGAAAAGACGGCACGACTAGGCAATGCTATCTGATAGAAGAGCCTTTAAAACAAGCATGGGAAAGTGAGTATGAAATCACCACGCAATTAGTGAAAGCCGTATATGAACGCCCCAAACAAGACGATCAAATAGAGCCGACTTTTTATGAAACCAGCGAATTGGCTTATTCTTCCACACGAAAAAGCGAAATAACGCGCAACGAATTGAATTTGAATGAAAAATTCATGGAATTTGTGGAAGTGTATGAGGGGCATTATTTAAACGATATAATCAAAGAAAGCAGTGAATACAAAGAATGGGTTAAAAACCATGTGCGCTTTAAAGAAGGGGTGTGCATGGCTTTAGAAATAGAAGAGCAGCCACGAGCTAAAAGCACGCCTTTAAGTATTGAAAACTCTCGTGTGGTGTGTGTCAAAAAGGGGAATTATTTATTCAACGAAGTTTAA
- a CDS encoding exodeoxyribonuclease III yields MKLISWNVNGLRACMTKGFMDFFNSVDADVFCIQESKMQQEQNTFEFKGYFDFWNCAIKKGYSGVVTFTKKEPLSVSYGINMEEHDKEGRVITCEFESFYLVNVYTPNSQQALSRLSYRMSWEVEFKKFLKALELKKPVIVCGDLNVAHNEIDLENPKTNRKNAGFSDEERGKFNELLNAGFIDTFRYFYPNKEKAYTWWSYMQQARDKDIGWRIDYFLCSNPLKTRLKDALIYKDILGSDHCPVGLELV; encoded by the coding sequence ATGAAATTGATTTCATGGAATGTGAACGGGTTAAGGGCTTGCATGACTAAGGGCTTTATGGATTTTTTCAATAGCGTTGATGCGGATGTTTTTTGCATTCAAGAATCTAAAATGCAGCAAGAACAAAACACCTTTGAATTTAAAGGGTATTTTGATTTTTGGAATTGCGCGATTAAAAAGGGCTATTCTGGGGTGGTAACTTTCACTAAAAAAGAGCCTTTAAGCGTGAGCTATGGTATTAATATGGAAGAGCATGACAAAGAAGGGCGCGTAATAACTTGCGAATTTGAGTCGTTTTACTTGGTGAATGTTTATACCCCTAATTCCCAACAAGCCCTATCTAGGCTTAGTTATCGCATGAGTTGGGAAGTGGAATTCAAGAAATTTTTAAAAGCTTTAGAGTTAAAAAAACCGGTCATTGTGTGCGGGGATTTGAATGTGGCCCACAATGAAATTGATTTAGAAAACCCCAAAACCAACCGAAAAAACGCCGGCTTTAGCGATGAAGAGAGAGGGAAATTCAACGAGCTTTTGAACGCTGGTTTTATTGACACTTTCCGTTATTTTTACCCCAACAAAGAAAAGGCTTACACCTGGTGGAGTTATATGCAACAAGCAAGGGATAAAGACATTGGTTGGCGCATTGATTATTTTTTATGCTCTAACCCTTTAAAAACGCGCTTAAAAGACGCTTTAATCTATAAAGATATTTTAGGGAGCGATCATTGCCCGGTGGGGTTGGAATTAGTTTAA
- a CDS encoding outer membrane protein gives MKFFSKDLFKKVTPLFLSVYFLNPTIMQAKSRFYVASQYQVGKMIMKKYNDLKRTIEGASFSLGWEINPTHYWFYSRYYFFMDYGNVILNKRTGAQANMFTYGFGGDLIVEYNKNPLYVFSLFYGMQVAENTWTISKHSANFIIDDWRSIQGFSLKTSNFRMLGLVGFKFQTVLFHHDASIEVGIKWPFAFEYDSAFVRLFSVFISHTFYL, from the coding sequence GTGAAATTTTTTTCAAAGGATTTATTTAAAAAAGTAACCCCCTTATTTTTAAGCGTTTATTTTTTAAACCCTACCATTATGCAAGCCAAAAGCCGTTTTTATGTGGCTTCTCAATATCAGGTAGGGAAAATGATCATGAAAAAATACAACGATCTCAAACGCACGATTGAAGGGGCGAGCTTTTCTTTAGGCTGGGAGATTAACCCCACTCATTACTGGTTTTATTCGCGCTATTACTTTTTTATGGATTACGGGAATGTCATCCTCAATAAAAGAACGGGCGCTCAAGCGAACATGTTCACTTACGGCTTTGGGGGGGATTTGATCGTGGAATACAATAAAAACCCCTTGTATGTTTTTTCTCTTTTTTATGGCATGCAAGTTGCCGAAAACACATGGACGATTTCCAAACACAGCGCGAATTTCATCATTGACGACTGGCGCAGCATTCAAGGGTTTTCGCTCAAAACTTCCAATTTCAGGATGCTAGGTTTAGTGGGGTTTAAATTCCAAACAGTGCTATTCCACCATGACGCTAGTATTGAAGTGGGGATCAAATGGCCCTTTGCTTTTGAATACGACTCAGCCTTTGTAAGGCTTTTTTCTGTCTTTATTTCGCACACTTTCTACCTTTAA